A stretch of the Microcebus murinus isolate Inina chromosome 6, M.murinus_Inina_mat1.0, whole genome shotgun sequence genome encodes the following:
- the LOC105864626 gene encoding LOW QUALITY PROTEIN: olfactory receptor 6E1-like (The sequence of the model RefSeq protein was modified relative to this genomic sequence to represent the inferred CDS: substituted 1 base at 1 genomic stop codon), which yields MGNRTTVTEFVLLGLSDACELQMLIFLGLLLTYLLTLLGNLLIVVITLMDRRLHTPMYYFLRNFAVLEIXFTSAIFPKMLTNILTGYKTISLPGCFLQCFLYFFLGTTEFFLLAVMSFDRYMAICNPLRYVTIMSKRVCVQLVLCSWMTGFLLIIVLSFITFQQPFCGPNIINHFFCDNFPLLELICADTTLIELLGFVVANFSLLGTLSVTATCYGHILHTILCIPSPKERQKAFSACSSHIIVVSLFYGSCIFMYVRSGKGGQAEDRNKVVALLNTVVTPMLNPFIYTLRNKQVKQVFREQVSKLLS from the coding sequence ATGGGGAACCGCACCACTGTCACCGAGTTTGTCCTGCTGGGGCTCTCAGACGCCTGTGAGCTGCAGATGCTCATCTTCCTGGGGCTCCTCCTGACCTACCTCCTCACACTGCTGGGGAACCTCCTCATCGTGGTCATCACCCTCATGGACAGGCGcctccacacccccatgtactaCTTCCTCCGCAACTTTGCTGTCCTGGAGATCTAGTTCACCTCGGCCATCTTCCCCAAGATGCTGACCAACATCCTCACAGGATACAAGACCATCTCCCTCCCAGGCTGCTTCCTACAATGTttcctctatttcttcctggGCACCACAGAGTTCTTCCTACTGGCAGTGATGTCCTTTGACAGGTACATGGCCATATGTAACCCCTTGCGTTATGTCACCATCATGAGCAAGAGGGTCTGTGTCCAGCTGGTGCTCTGTTCATGGATGACAGGATTCCTTCTCATCATTGTTCTAAGCTTCATCACATTTCAGCAGCCGTTCTGTGGCCCCAATATCATCAATCATTTCTTCTGTGACAACTTTCCACTCCTGGAACTCATATGTGCAGACACAACTCTGATAGAGCTTCTGGGTTTTGTTGTAGCCAACTTCAGCTTACTGGGCACTCTGTCCGTGACAGCCACCTGCTATGGCCACATCCTTCACACCATCCTGTGCATCCCCTCACCCAAGGAGAGGCAGAAAGCCTTCtcagcctgctcctcccacaTCATCGTTGTGTCTCTCTTTTATGGCAGCTGCATCTTCATGTATGTAAGGTCAGGCAAGGGTGGCCAGGCGGAAGACAGGAACAAGGTGGTGGCTTTGCTCAACACCGTGGTGACCCCCATGCTCAACCCCTTCATCTACACCCTGAGGAACAAACAGGTGAAGCAGGTGTTTAGGGAGCAGGTGAGCAAGCTCCTCTCCTAA